The following nucleotide sequence is from Peribacillus sp. ACCC06369.
CATAAAAGTTTGAAATTGATCAAGGAAATATTTTTATATAAAAAAATGAAAATATTTACAAACTTTTAAGGCTTTTGGCGCGTCTATATAGTAGAATGATTATCGAGGTGGAGTGCATCATGAGGAAATTAAATTATAAAAAAGTCTTTATTTTTCTATTTTGTCTAACAGCTGCAGTGGGAACGATGGGGTTAGCCATTAAAAGCCTTGCTTTTGATAAGAAAAGAACCGTTTCGGCCTATACAACTGATAAAAATTACCCAGAAGCCGATATTCAAACGTATGTGAAAGATAATACGAAAGGCGGGTATTCAGCCAGCAGGCCTGTTCTGCATTTAGAAAAGATCGACAAGCAGCTAGAAGCTTACATAAAGAAAGAAATTAAGAATTATGAAAAGAAATGGAAAGCATCCGACGGAAAAGCTTCCGAGCTTAACCTCACCTATACGATCCTCCATTTCAGCAAACAGACCATTACGATTTCCTTCGATAAATATGAGCAAGTGGAAGGAAAGAAACAGTCTGGAACCCAGATCTTCACTTATGATATTCCATCTCAGCAAAAGCTCTCTATAGAAGACATCTTTGCCACGGATACTGATTATTTATCCGTTTTATCCGATATTGTTTTTGAAGAGTTAACGCAGAAGGAAGAAGAAGGCATTTCAAACAGTCTCATTAAAAAGGAAAACAAACTGAAGGCAGCCAACTTCAATTCTTTTTCAGTCTTGAAAAATACGCTCATATTCTACGTTAAGACTGATGATTCAACTAAGACCCATACAATAGCCATCAAGAAGGATCTTTTTAAAGATAGTTTGCTAGATTCATATCAAAGTCAAGATTTGAATGAGGATCGTGTAAAGGAATGGCAGCCGAAACATATCGTCGCCAAACTGCCCGTGCAAAAGGAATGGATCGACCCTTCAAAAAAGGTCATTGCCTTGACGTTCGATGACGGGCCGCATCCAAGTTATACCATGTCCATTCTTGAAAACCTGAAAAAGTATGATGGACACGCGACGTTTTTCGTGCTTGGAAGCCGCGTACAGCACTATCCGGAAGTTCTGCAAAAAATGCTGCAGCAAGGAAATGAGATCGGCAACCATTCATGGGATCATCCGCAGCTGACGCGCTTAAGCAAGAACAAAATCGAAGATCAAATCGAAAAGACCCAAGACGCTGTAGAAAAAGCTACAGGTACTGAGCCAAATCTCGTCCGTCCCCCATATGGAGCGATTAACAATAATGTGCGTGAACACATGGAGGATATGAAAGTCTCACTTTGGGATGTCGATCCAGAAGATTGGAAAGAACGCAATGAAAAGAAAATCGTAAACAAAGTGATGAGCAAAGCCAAAGATGGCAGAATCATATTAATGCATGATATCTATCAAACTAGCGCCCAGGCTGCAGGAAAAATCATCAAACAACTGCATGACCAAGGTTATCAACTGGTCACAATTTCGGAATTGGAAAAGGTAAAAAAAGATCGTGAACTTTCCGGAATCACCATAAATGAATAATCAAAAGAAAGAGCCTGTTTCGTCATTCGAAACAGGCTCTTTGCATTCAAATAAAATAAGCAGACCTTTGATCATAAAGCAAAGGTCTGCTTGTTTTCTCATTCACCAAGGTCTACATTATGATAAACTTGTTGAACATCTTCCAAATCTTCCAATGCATCAATCATTTTTTCGAATTGTGCTTGTGCATCTTCTGGCAGGGTAAGGTCATTTTGTGCAAGCATAGTCAACTCTGCCACGGTAAAATCGGTGATTCCTGCATCCTTGAATGCTTGTTGCACAGCATGGAATTGTTCAGGTTCAGCATAAACGATGACCGATTCTTCTTCTTCAATGATGTCACGTACATCAACATCCGCTTCCATGAGCAGTTCAAGCACATCATCAGCCGTTTTACCTTCAATCCCGATTACAGCCGTTGCGTCGAACATATAAGCAACAGATCCGCTGACACCCATATTCCCGCCATTTTTCCCAAACGCGGCACGTACATCAGATGCCGTCCGGTTCACGTTATTTGTCAATGCATCCACGATGACCATTGAACCATTTGGACCGAATCCTTCATAACGAAGTTCGTCATAGCTTTCTTCTGAACCGCCTTTGGCCTTTTCAATCGCACGGTCAATGATCGCTCTCGGAACATTGTACGTTTTCGCACGCTCAAGTACGACCCTTAATGCCTGATTGGATTCTGGATCTGGTTCACCTTGTTTCGCCACTACATATATTTCCCGTCCGAACTTAGCATAAATCCGACTTGTATTTGCATCTTTTGACGCTTTTTTTTCTTTAATGTTATTCCACTTACGACCCATTATATTCCACTCTCTTTCATCATTGAATATATACGAATTGATTATTAAGATACTGCTCTAAGAGAAAACCCATTAAGAGAATTCCTTTAAAGATAGACAGTACGTTTACTAGATTATATTATACATCAATTGTATAAATTTGAAAAAGTCTGCACATCAACCACTGGCATTAAATCGACGGTTTGGCGCCATATATTATAAAATACTACGGAATACATCAAGAGTGGTATAGTATGAAGTGATTGGAAAGGAGAGATGATTCATGACGGAAAACCAAATCATCATCGGGATACCCGGAAAGTGGAAGGACCGGACAGAATTGATTCAAACGGTAGCCTCCCAAAGCGAAGGGTATCTGTTAGCCGGGAATATTTTTCATAACAAGGATAAGAACATAACTTTTCAGGCGGAGATCCAGGATTATGAACCCACTTTAACAGAGACCTTTTCCTACGCCAGTAAAGGCGCCTTTCCAGAGAGTTTATTAGCGGAAATCAATGACCATACCTTTACCGTTTATATAATTGCTGATATATCCAATGTTGGAAATGTTTCAGATTTGATCGATGCCGGTGCAGCAATCCTTAGGGCAGGCGGAATGGCAGTGAAAATAGAAACAGCTGGCATTGCCCATTCAAAGGAAGATTGGCAACAACTTCATCATAGCCCCGATATTCTCTCGGTATATGCTCATTTTGTCACGATCATCGGTGAAGAGGATTATTATTGTTCTTTCGGAATGAAAGCTTTTGGTCTTCCGGATGCCGTGACACTTAACACAATGAGTCCGAAAGAGGCGGCTGCTCTACTTAACACATTCAATTATTACCATGTAGGTGAACAGCCTCTCTTTAAGAATGGCGAAACCTTTAGCATACAAAAAGACGCACCTGACTTCATATTGACGGGCCTTCAGGACTTTAGATACGAAGAAGACCATCCCTTCTATAACCCATTTGGATTGTGGAATTTAGGGACAAGTAAATAGTGGGGCAATTCGCTCCTCCCAAACTGTAGACAAATTCGAATAAAGCGAGTTTGCCTACAGTTTTTTTATTGATTTCAGAAATCTGCTCCCTTTCCGCCGACTGTCTGCCAAGCTTCCTCGCCGCAAGCATCTAGCAGGGTCTCGGCTAGCCAGTTTTTCGGCAGGAGTGTCGCAAATTTCTTCTATCCAATAAGGATTACAATAAAAAAACTTTAAGGATAATCTAGTCTTGTTTTAAAATCTTGGTTCGGGATGAGACCATATCTCCCCACTTTTACCGACAAACTCTGAGGAGTAATTCGCTCCTCCATTTTTATTTTTTCAACTGAGTTTTTCACGCTTTTCTTCGTCATGTTCTTTCTTCACGAGGGACATGCCGCTCGCTTTGTATTTGAGGATCTTTTGAATGACCGTGCCAAGATGTGCTCCAGCTTCAACGGGTGGAATCCCGCCTTTATGGATGTTGGAAATGACCATCCGCTCTGCTTCAATTGTGCCCAAGCGAGGTTTATAGCAAATATAAGCGCTCAATGATTCAGCACTGACGAGACCAGGCCGTTCACCGATTAACAGGACAATGACCTCAGGTCCAAGGATTTCACCGATATCATCCATCACGGCAACCCGGCCCTTTTCAATATAAAAAGGGGTACCTGTATCCAGTTTTGCCACTGCCAAGGATTGTTTGAAAGATAAATAGACGTCCTCCATATTTTCTTCGATCGCCTTGGCACTTAAGCCATCGGATATGATGATCTGAACCGTAGGGGCCTTAATGCATTTGGCTTCTATCACCCGCTTTGCTTCATCCGAAAGCTTCCTGCCGTAATCCGGACGCCGCAGATAGACTTCCTTATCATCGGCCTTCGTTTTCACCTTGAATAAATCCAAGCGTTTCAACAGAATTTCACTGACCTCACCATATACAGCATCAACAGCTGCTGCATGGTCAAAACGGAATTTCAGCCAAGAATCCGTTTTCGGCCGTGTTCCCGATCTGCCTACCCCTATCCGCGCAGGGGTTTTCGCCATCAAAGCATCCAAATCTTCCTTATTATTCATTCCCATATCATCCACTCCTAATGGTTAAATATCGTTGGATCACCTGCACGCTTCGTTAACTTGCCGTTTTCCATAATCCCCATCTTCTCCACCCAAACTTCATATAAGGGGGCAGGCCGCTTATCCATCGTTTGCCTCAAAGTCGCTATATCGTGGTAACTCAAAGACTGATAGTTTAACATGCAGTCATCCCCCATCGGAGTTGCGATGATGAAATTCACGCCAGCCGCAGTTAAAAGTACACCCAAGTCCTCGATATCATTTTGATCCGCCTTCATATGATTCGTGTAGCAAATATCGACTCCCATCGGCAGTCCATGCATTTTTCCCATGAAATGATCTTCTAACCCGGCGCGGATTACCTGCTTGCTGTTATATAAATATTCAGGTCCGATGAATCCGACGACCGTATTGACAATGTACGGATCAAAATAGCGGGCAAATCCATAGTTCCTCGCTTCAAGCGTCACCTGATCGATTCCGAAATGCGCTTCCGCCGATAACTCGGAGCCTTGCCCCGTTTCAAAATAAAGATGCTGTGGACCTGTTCCGGTCCCATAGGCCTTTGCCACCTCATTGGCTTCTTCGAGCAATTGAACATTAATTCCAAAAGAACGATTGGCCGTTTCGGTTCCGGCTATGCTTTGAAAGATCATATCAGCAGGTGCCCCCTGCTGTACGGCCTTAATTTGTGTGGTCACATGCGCAAGCACACAATTTTGGGTCGGGATGTTCCACTTCTGGATGACATCCTGTGTCGCATGAAGCAGCCGCTTTACGCTTTCGACTGAATCATCGACAGGGTTGATTCCAATGAGTGCATCCCCGATTCCATAGGAGAGGCCTTCTTTTAAAGAAGCGAGCATGCCATCCACATTGTCTGTCGGGTGGTTAGGCTGAAGGCGCGAGGCAAGCGTTCCTTTATATCCGATCGTGCTATTATTCTTGGTGAGCACTTCAATTTTATTGGCTGCATGAATGAGGTCGAGGTTCGACATCAGCTTGGCGGCAGCAGCAATCATTTCACTATTCAACCCCCTGCTTATTCGCTTTAAATCCTCTCCCGTCGTTTCGTCACTTAAAATATATTCACGCAGCTCGGCAACGCTCCAATTCTTCACAGATTGATAGATGGTTCCATTGATGAGACCATCTATCACCCGTGACACTTCATCCTCTTCCGGGGAGAGTAAGGGATAGTTCCTAATGTCTGCCAAAGTCAATTCGCTAAGCACCGCTTTCGCCGCAATCCGTTCTTGGACCGATTCTGCTGCAATTCCCGCAAGCCTATCTCCTGATTTCTCTTCATTCGCTTTGGCCAAGACTTCTTTCAACGATTTGAATTGATGGATTTCCCCAAAGTATTGAGTGGATAATTTCATCGTGTAATCCTCCTTTTTCTAACTGTGAAAGGTTAGCGTTTTTACGACAACCGGAACGACCCCTGTACGCAGCAGCCTTCCTATATCTAAATAATCACCATGTTCCACTTGTGTCTGATCAATGCAGATGACCGGCAGATCTGGTTGATTCGCTAGAAATGTTTGACCAAGCACCTTCCCATAATCACTATCCATGACAATGATCAGAGGCTGCTGCTGATTCGGTTTTTGCTTCAAAGCCTCGGTAAAAACGACTGCGAGCTGCTGAATGTCCCGAAATGATAGATAAGGCAAATTCGTTAAATAAAAGGCAAAATTAAGGCCTTCATGCTGGGGATCGTATATCGTGATCGCATCCTGAACAGCTTGTTTCATTCTCTCGGCTCCATCATCCAGCACGCCTTGAAAATCGAGCCGATAGACTGGGATATTACGAATTGGCAGATGGGAATCATTCACCTCGATGGTAGCACCGCTGATTTCAGTTGTATGTGCGCCTGCTCCAAGGACAGTCGCCCGAACCGTTTCAACGGGCTGTTCCCACTCCCATGCAGCCAATCCTTCATTTTCCTTTATAGAGGTTGCAAGCATCATGCCGATATCCCGGAAGCTTTTGTCCTTCCGTTCTTCATGATAAATGCAATCACTGACCCCGCCCGAGAACATTAACCCATCTATTCGTCCTGTCCACGATGGCTCCTTGCCCACTAAAAGGAGTTTATCTTCGTTTGTGTATGAACCAGCCAGAAACCGCAAAAGCACCTTCGACATTTCATTTGCGATGATTGCCCCATCACCATTCAAAGGAGAATACCCCTTTGATTTCAGCCATTTTCCTATTGAAGGAGCAACCTTCACCTCCGCTCCCTCCCATTCAACCAAACGGCCTCCTATATGCAGTGTGCAAGTTCCGCAAAGCATGCCAGAACGGTATACGGCAATATTCGCCGTTCCCCCGCCAATGTCTATGTTCGCAATTGTCTTTCCTGTCTCAATGGAATGTTGATAGGCACCGGATCCCTTGGCGGCAATGATTCCCTCCAAATCCGGACCGGCTGCCGCTACAAGGAATTCCCCTGCCGCTTTGGATAACTGGTGTACCATTTCTTCTGCATTTTGTTTGGTTGCCGTTTCCCCTGTGATGATGACAGCCCCTGTTTGTATGTTTTCCATCATGATTCCGGCTTGATGATATTCACTTTCCACCATTCTTTGAACGGCAGGTATATCAATTACCGTATCGGATAAAAGCGGGGTCCTGAAAATGGGACTTCGATACAGAATTTTCTTATCGGTAATTTCGATTTTTGGCACCTGTCCGCCACCCGCCACATTCCTAAGCGAAAGCTCGCTGATAACAAGTTTCGTCGTACTGGTGCCAATATCAATTCCTGCACTGATGATTCGTTCCACCTGTTCATTCATTAGAATTCCACCTCAGTTTTACACCACTCGGATTTCATTTCCATCTTCTTCCTTGTTTTCACCTTTATATTCATTTATGCCGATAACTCCTGCTGCACGATCCTTTTCCTCCAATTCCAAAGCTTTCGGAACGGACAGCCAGTAAGCAAGACCGATTCCAATAACACCGGCAGATAGCTTGCCTACAATGATCGGTAATATTAAGGATGGCTGAAAGTTGGCTGTGAAAGATAAATGATCGCCTAATAGGAAGGCCGCACACACAGCGAAGGAAATGTTTATGACCTTATCCTTCGGCGGCATATCTTTAACAAGTTTGAACATCGCCAATATATTGGCTACCGTGGCTAATATCCCTGCACTCCCCGCTTTGCTCAATCCGATTTTCCCGCCCATCGCTTCAAGCGGCTTGCCTGCATACTTTTGAATCAGGTAAATCATTGGAAAAGCACCTGCC
It contains:
- a CDS encoding polysaccharide deacetylase family protein; its protein translation is MRKLNYKKVFIFLFCLTAAVGTMGLAIKSLAFDKKRTVSAYTTDKNYPEADIQTYVKDNTKGGYSASRPVLHLEKIDKQLEAYIKKEIKNYEKKWKASDGKASELNLTYTILHFSKQTITISFDKYEQVEGKKQSGTQIFTYDIPSQQKLSIEDIFATDTDYLSVLSDIVFEELTQKEEEGISNSLIKKENKLKAANFNSFSVLKNTLIFYVKTDDSTKTHTIAIKKDLFKDSLLDSYQSQDLNEDRVKEWQPKHIVAKLPVQKEWIDPSKKVIALTFDDGPHPSYTMSILENLKKYDGHATFFVLGSRVQHYPEVLQKMLQQGNEIGNHSWDHPQLTRLSKNKIEDQIEKTQDAVEKATGTEPNLVRPPYGAINNNVREHMEDMKVSLWDVDPEDWKERNEKKIVNKVMSKAKDGRIILMHDIYQTSAQAAGKIIKQLHDQGYQLVTISELEKVKKDRELSGITINE
- a CDS encoding YebC/PmpR family DNA-binding transcriptional regulator, whose amino-acid sequence is MGRKWNNIKEKKASKDANTSRIYAKFGREIYVVAKQGEPDPESNQALRVVLERAKTYNVPRAIIDRAIEKAKGGSEESYDELRYEGFGPNGSMVIVDALTNNVNRTASDVRAAFGKNGGNMGVSGSVAYMFDATAVIGIEGKTADDVLELLMEADVDVRDIIEEEESVIVYAEPEQFHAVQQAFKDAGITDFTVAELTMLAQNDLTLPEDAQAQFEKMIDALEDLEDVQQVYHNVDLGE
- a CDS encoding DUF4261 domain-containing protein; its protein translation is MTENQIIIGIPGKWKDRTELIQTVASQSEGYLLAGNIFHNKDKNITFQAEIQDYEPTLTETFSYASKGAFPESLLAEINDHTFTVYIIADISNVGNVSDLIDAGAAILRAGGMAVKIETAGIAHSKEDWQQLHHSPDILSVYAHFVTIIGEEDYYCSFGMKAFGLPDAVTLNTMSPKEAAALLNTFNYYHVGEQPLFKNGETFSIQKDAPDFILTGLQDFRYEEDHPFYNPFGLWNLGTSK
- a CDS encoding ethanolamine ammonia-lyase subunit EutB: MKLSTQYFGEIHQFKSLKEVLAKANEEKSGDRLAGIAAESVQERIAAKAVLSELTLADIRNYPLLSPEEDEVSRVIDGLINGTIYQSVKNWSVAELREYILSDETTGEDLKRISRGLNSEMIAAAAKLMSNLDLIHAANKIEVLTKNNSTIGYKGTLASRLQPNHPTDNVDGMLASLKEGLSYGIGDALIGINPVDDSVESVKRLLHATQDVIQKWNIPTQNCVLAHVTTQIKAVQQGAPADMIFQSIAGTETANRSFGINVQLLEEANEVAKAYGTGTGPQHLYFETGQGSELSAEAHFGIDQVTLEARNYGFARYFDPYIVNTVVGFIGPEYLYNSKQVIRAGLEDHFMGKMHGLPMGVDICYTNHMKADQNDIEDLGVLLTAAGVNFIIATPMGDDCMLNYQSLSYHDIATLRQTMDKRPAPLYEVWVEKMGIMENGKLTKRAGDPTIFNH
- a CDS encoding ethanolamine ammonia-lyase reactivating factor EutA; this translates as MNEQVERIISAGIDIGTSTTKLVISELSLRNVAGGGQVPKIEITDKKILYRSPIFRTPLLSDTVIDIPAVQRMVESEYHQAGIMMENIQTGAVIITGETATKQNAEEMVHQLSKAAGEFLVAAAGPDLEGIIAAKGSGAYQHSIETGKTIANIDIGGGTANIAVYRSGMLCGTCTLHIGGRLVEWEGAEVKVAPSIGKWLKSKGYSPLNGDGAIIANEMSKVLLRFLAGSYTNEDKLLLVGKEPSWTGRIDGLMFSGGVSDCIYHEERKDKSFRDIGMMLATSIKENEGLAAWEWEQPVETVRATVLGAGAHTTEISGATIEVNDSHLPIRNIPVYRLDFQGVLDDGAERMKQAVQDAITIYDPQHEGLNFAFYLTNLPYLSFRDIQQLAVVFTEALKQKPNQQQPLIIVMDSDYGKVLGQTFLANQPDLPVICIDQTQVEHGDYLDIGRLLRTGVVPVVVKTLTFHS